From a single Marinobacter sp. THAF197a genomic region:
- a CDS encoding AlpA family transcriptional regulator — MRVLRLPDVMEKTGLARSTIYKYVDLGMFPRPISLGGKSVGWIDSEIHEWLQEKQVERDLRHGTPRGWGL, encoded by the coding sequence ATGAGAGTACTGAGACTCCCAGATGTGATGGAGAAAACCGGCCTGGCAAGGTCTACCATCTACAAATATGTCGATTTGGGCATGTTTCCCCGACCGATATCATTGGGCGGAAAATCTGTAGGATGGATCGACTCGGAAATCCATGAGTGGTTACAGGAAAAACAGGTTGAACGTGATCTGAGGCATGGAACACCTAGAGGCTGGGGCCTCTGA